The Oncorhynchus mykiss isolate Arlee chromosome 30, USDA_OmykA_1.1, whole genome shotgun sequence genome includes a window with the following:
- the LOC110521252 gene encoding zinc finger protein with KRAB and SCAN domains 8 — translation MSKLQQLNVFLNEKLTAVPLEISVVVKKTIAEYQEEISRLERANARLRRLLDLVFKPEIKLHRLADLQRLTVSEEKVNSGQQEWSSYLGPVESDTEESTCNSFNIITVENQKESDGNRESESTSDYQPPSEVNPESDNDESNGGKVHRVEKRIPLSGSKRRRGRPRKETSELTDPKCDVCVKYFATASGLERHRQLRHSEDRPYMCDTCGQCFALNRYLTRHMKIHTVERPHRCAVCGKRFFHKESLKNHMVNLHTGLIFKCDLCGKCLSTKGRLKLHRQNHTGDKSHPCKECDKAFYCESDLIKHTRTHTGEKPFQCKECGKCFGEKGSLTKHMMTHTQEKPHCCNECGRRFNLKGNLTVHMRTHTGEGVQCHLCGTYLKLAASLKRHLRTHRINIAND, via the exons ATGTCTAAACTTCAGCAGCTCAATGTGTTTCTCAACGAAAAATTAACAGCAGTTCCTTTGGAGATATCTGTAGTAGTTAAAAAAACGATCGCAGAGTATCAGGAAGAAATATCCCGTTTGGAACGGGCGAATGCACGTCTACGAAGACTGCTGGATTTGGTTTTCAAACCAGAGATAAAGTTGCATAGATTAGCAG ACCTCCAGCGGCTCACTGTCTCTGAAGAGAAGGTTAACTCTGGGCAGCAGGAGTGGAGCTCCTATCTGGGGCCAGTGGAGTCTGATACCGAAGAGTCTACTTGCAACTCTTTCAACATCATAACGGTAGAGAACCAAAAAGAATCTGATGGCAACAGAGAATCAGAATCAACCAGTGACTATCAGCCCCCCTCGGAAGTAAATCCGGAAAGTGACAATGATGAAAGTAATGGCGGAAAAGTGCATAGAGTGGAGAAGAGAATACCTCTGTCGGGGTCAAAGAGACGACGAGGACGGCCAAGAAAAGAAACCAGTGAGTTGACGGATCCGAAGTGTGATGTGTGCGTAAAATACTTTGCGACAGCAAGTGGTCTGGAAAGGCACCGGCAGTTACGGCACAGTGAAGACAGACCATACATGTGCGATACATGTGGCCAGTGTTTCGCCTTAAACCGATACCTGACCCGACACATGAAGATTCACACAGTGGAGAGACCACATCGCTGCGCGGTCTGTGGCAAACGTTTCTTTCACAAGGAAAGCCTGAAAAATCACATGGTTAATCTGCATACAGGGCTGATTTTTAAATGTGATTTGTGTGGGAAATGCTTGTCGACAAAAGGTCGTCTGAAACTGCATAGGCAAAATCACACGGGGGACAAATCGCATCCGTGCAAAGAATGTGACAAGGCTTTCTACTGCGAGTCAGACTTGATAAAGCATACGAGGACTCACACTGGGGAGAAACCGTTTCAGTGCAAAGAATGTGGCAAGTGCTTCGGCGAGAAGGGAAGCCTGACAAAGCACATGATGactcacacacaggagaaaccacattGCTGCAACGAATGTGGCAGACGCTTCAACCTCAAGGGAAACCTGACAGTGCATATGAGGACTCATACGGGGGAAGGAGTTCAATGTCATTTGTGTGGAACTTACTTGAAGTTAGCAGCAAGTCTGAAGAGACATCTGCGAACTCACAGAATAAATATTGCCAATGACTGA
- the LOC110521253 gene encoding uncharacterized protein C11orf96 homolog isoform X2 → MAVVRPMPMETQGFHHMAVVRPMPMETQGFHHVLPAHLLSSTMEEFPQQLPVPKGPARGKSRPRRPREARFKTQPVTFAEIAEVEEEGASPLEEERARRSFLQSLENLRRSTQALYCPTTGRRTATPPQQSLDSSDSDTAQ, encoded by the exons ATGGCTGTTGTCCGTCCGATGCCCATGGAGACCCAGGGCTTCCACCACATGGCTGTTGTCCGTCCGATGCCCATGGAGACCCAGGGCTTCCACCAC GTGCTGCCTGCCCACTTGCTCTCCTCGACCATGGAGGAGTTCCCCCAGCAGCTCCCCGTCCCCAAGGGGCCCGCCCGTGGCAAGAGTCGCCCCCGTCGGCCCCGTGAGGCCCGCTTCAAGACCCAGCCCGTCACCTTCGCCGAGATCGccgaggtggaggaggagggcgcCTCGcccctggaggaggagagggcgcGCCGGTCTTTCCTGCAGTCCCTGGAGAACCTTCGCCGGAGCACACAGGCGCTCTACTGCCCAACGACCGGCCGCCGCACAGCCACGCCCCCACAGCAAAGCCTGGACTCCAGTGACTCTGACACTGCCCAGTGA
- the LOC110521253 gene encoding uncharacterized protein C11orf96 homolog isoform X1: MAVVRPMPMETQGFHHMAVVRPMPMETQGFHHMAVVRPMPMETQGFHHVLPAHLLSSTMEEFPQQLPVPKGPARGKSRPRRPREARFKTQPVTFAEIAEVEEEGASPLEEERARRSFLQSLENLRRSTQALYCPTTGRRTATPPQQSLDSSDSDTAQ, from the coding sequence ATGGCTGTTGTCCGTCCGATGCCCATGGAGACCCAGGGCTTCCACCACATGGCTGTTGTCCGTCCGATGCCCATGGAGACCCAGGGCTTCCACCACATGGCTGTTGTCCGTCCGATGCCCATGGAGACCCAGGGCTTCCACCACGTGCTGCCTGCCCACTTGCTCTCCTCGACCATGGAGGAGTTCCCCCAGCAGCTCCCCGTCCCCAAGGGGCCCGCCCGTGGCAAGAGTCGCCCCCGTCGGCCCCGTGAGGCCCGCTTCAAGACCCAGCCCGTCACCTTCGCCGAGATCGccgaggtggaggaggagggcgcCTCGcccctggaggaggagagggcgcGCCGGTCTTTCCTGCAGTCCCTGGAGAACCTTCGCCGGAGCACACAGGCGCTCTACTGCCCAACGACCGGCCGCCGCACAGCCACGCCCCCACAGCAAAGCCTGGACTCCAGTGACTCTGACACTGCCCAGTGA